A genomic region of Ictalurus furcatus strain D&B chromosome 29, Billie_1.0, whole genome shotgun sequence contains the following coding sequences:
- the LOC128604141 gene encoding chitin synthase-like isoform X2 — MHAVRRSYLIPMIFTSPATLGAFMLAVGIPIPNIKTQNGTSLADSFADYCSTFIIVEGPALGIMRLLLSDLTRNLCHHMADNESSVGFGLLGSSLVSWWLGLVLCTLYIWFLSTERIARTKDLFVRNLYEAAFIDQSMLLNSKFEIQPRLNSNREKEKVTIYLCATMWHETADEMMKMIISMFRLDKFRPKKNQFNDVVFESHIYFDDAFLTKDNKRCVNEYAETLVEVIREVYVIFTEDTKSVFRDRKPLPDQKIFQTPYGCRLQYTLPQGNTLFVHFKDKHQIRHKKRWSQIMYMYYLLGWRLNKKYYQMYMEGDEQLINIEDQLKKAKETTYILALDGDTDFQPSAVMLLVDRLRLYPEVGAACGRINPTGTGPMVWYQKFEYAVGHWLQKTAEHVFGSVLCSPGCFSLMRGEALMSDNVMKRYTTKATEASHYLQYDQGEDRWLCTLLLQQGWRVEYNAASDSYTNAPQEFKEFYNQRRRWGPSTMANTLDLLSNGSVTARMNKSISRPYILYQTITMAASILGPATVCLMVAGSFKFVLKVDANVALVMAIVPPAVYMFLCYYLGQAKSDLQISIAGIMSIIYAFLMTATVLSIIGDMVVEQTFMTPSGLFFIGIITMYISTALLHPQEFHLIIFGFLYFICIPSGYLLLAIYSMVNMNNVSWGTRESASQTTEPKENIQKNVKCQKLFKICGYSFEFQVNKEEKVMCAVPENAPQATLLNVETRVPTQPEEGPFIENFFIQQLAESSGELALREHRFNVEEESFWKDLIELYLKPLETDKKKEEKIKADLKNLRNKATFVFFICNALWLVATFFLQAIGSAVSISIPKVYANGTVDPNGKIYIDPIGLMFLISFAGLLTVQFLAMLWHRVQTLIHFIAYTGTEAVVNKKVRNNSLALVNEVTEENNFL; from the exons ATGCATGCTGTGCGCCGCAGCTACCTCATTCCCATGATCTTCACATCTCCAGCAACGTTGGGTGCCTTCATGCTGGCTGTTGGAATTCCCATTCCGAACATCAAAACACAG AACGGAACCTCATTAGCTGACTCATTTGCTGACTACTGTAGCACCTTTATTATTGTGGAAGGCCCAGCTCTTGGCATCATGAGACTGTTGCTGAGTGATTTAACGCGTAACCTCTGTCACCACATGGCAGACAACGAGTCATCGGTGGGTTTTGGTCTGCTTGGATCGTCTTTGGTGAGCTGGTGGCTTGGCCTGGTGCTCTGCACACTCTACATCTGGTTCTTGAGCACAGAACGTATTGCCAGGACAAAGGACCTGTTTGTGCGCAATCTTTATGAAGCGGCGTTCATTGACCAGTCCATGCTCCTGAACTCCAAGTTCGAGATTCAGCCAAGACTTAACAG CAATAGGGAAAAGGAGAAGGTGACCATCTACCTCTGTGCAACCATGTGGCATGAGACTGCAGAtgaaatgatgaagatgatcaTCTCAATGTTCCG GCTGGACAAGTTCCGACCAAAGAAAAACCAATTTAATGATGTCGTTTTTGAGTCTCACATTTATTTCGATGATGCTTTCCTGACCAAAGACAACAAGCGGTGTGTCAATGAATATGCTGAGACCCTGGTGGAAGTCATCAGAGAGGTTTATGT CATATTCACAGAGGATACCAAAAGTGTATTTAGGGACAGAAAGCCTCTCCCTGACCAGAAAATCTTCCAGACACCGTATGGCTGCCGTCTTCAGTACACACTTCCCCAAGGCAACACACTGTTTGTTCACTTCAAGGACAAACACCAGATTCGCCACAAAAAGAGATGGTCTCAG ATCATGTACATGTACTACCTTCTTGGCTGGAGGCTGAACAAGAAATATTATCAGATGTACATGGAAGGGGATGAGCAACTGATAAATATTGAAGACCAATTAAAA AAAGCCAAAGAGACCACATACATTCTGGCTTTAGATGGAGACACAGATTTCCAGCCTTCAGCTGTCATGCTTTTAGTGGATCGGCTCAGATTGTACCCAGAAGTGGGAGCTGCTTGTGGCAGGATCAATCCCACTGGCACAG GCCCAATGGTATGGTATCAGAAATTTGAGTATGCTGTGGGTCATTGGCTCCAGAAGACAGCTGAACATGTGTTCGGATCTGTATTGTGCAGCCCGGGCTGTTTCAGCCTGATGCGTGGAGAAGCACTCATGAGTGACAATGTCATGAAGAGATAtacaacaaaagcaactgaGGCTTCCCACTATCTACAGTATGACCAGG GTGAGGACCGCTGGCTGTGCACGCTGCTCCTGCAGCAGGGATGGCGAGTGGAGTACAACGCTGCCTCTGACTCATACACCAATGCTCCACAGGAGTTCAAGGAGTTTTACAACCAACGGCGGCGCTGGGGCCCGTCCACCATGGCCAACACTCTGGACCTTCTTTCCAATGGCAGTGTTACTGCACGAATGAACAAGTCCATATCACGACCTTACATTCTCTACCAGACTATCACCATGGCTGCCTCGATCTTGGGGCCAGCTACGGTCTGTCTCATGGTTGCAG GAAGCTTTAAATTCGTCCTCAAAGTAGATGCCAATGTTGCACTTGTGATGGCGATTGTTCCTCCTGCAGTCTACATGTTTCTCTGCTATTATCTCGGGCAAGCAAAATCAGACTTGCAGATCAGCATTGCTGGCATCATGAGCATAATCTATGCTTTTCTGATGACAGCAACTGTCTTATCTATTATAG GGGACATGGTAGTGGAGCAGACTTTCATGACCCCAAGTGGCTTGTTCTTCATCGGCATAATCACCATGTACATTTCCACGGCTCTTCTTCATCCTCAAGAATTCCATCTTATCATCTTTGGCTTCCTTTACTTCATCTGCATCCCCAGTGGCTACCTGCTGCTGGCTATTTACTCCATGGTCAACATGAACAACGTGTCATGGGGCACACGCGAATCTGCCAGCCAGACCACCGAACCTAAGGAAAACATCCAGAAAAATGTCAAGTGCCAGAAGCTGTTCAAAATATGTGGCTACAGCTTTGAGTTTCAGGTGAACAAAGAAGAGAAGGTGATGTGTGCAGTGCCGGAGAATGCACCTCAAGCCACACTTTTGAATGTTGAAACCAGAGTGCCCACCCAACCTGAAGAAGG ACCTTTCATTGAGAACT TTTTTATTCAACAGTTGGCAGAAAGCTCTGGTGAACTGGCCCTTAGGGAGCACAGATTTAATGTG GAAGAAGAAAGTTTTTGGAAGGACCTCATTGAACTATACCTAAAACCATTAGAGactgataaaaaaaaggaggaaaaaatcaAAGCAGATCTGAAAAACCTACGCAACAAG GCaacttttgtgtttttcatctGTAATGCCCTGTGGCTTGTGGCTACTTTCTTTTTGCAAGCCATTGGCAGTGCAGTGAGCATCAGCATCCCAAAAGTTTATGCCAATGGAACTGTTGACCCTAACGGGAAGATTTATATCGATCCGATTGGACTTATGTTCCTCATCAGTTTTGCAGGCCTCCTTACTGTCCAGTTTTTAGCTATGCTGTGGCACAG AGTTCAGACTTTAATCCACTTCATTGCTTACACTGGGACTGAGGCCGTGGTTAACAAGAAGGTGAGGAATAACTCCCTGGCACTGGTCAATGAAGtcactgaagaaaat aatTTTCTTTAG
- the LOC128604141 gene encoding chitin synthase-like isoform X1, with protein MHAVRRSYLIPMIFTSPATLGAFMLAVGIPIPNIKTQNGTSLADSFADYCSTFIIVEGPALGIMRLLLSDLTRNLCHHMADNESSVGFGLLGSSLVSWWLGLVLCTLYIWFLSTERIARTKDLFVRNLYEAAFIDQSMLLNSKFEIQPRLNSNREKEKVTIYLCATMWHETADEMMKMIISMFRLDKFRPKKNQFNDVVFESHIYFDDAFLTKDNKRCVNEYAETLVEVIREVYVIFTEDTKSVFRDRKPLPDQKIFQTPYGCRLQYTLPQGNTLFVHFKDKHQIRHKKRWSQIMYMYYLLGWRLNKKYYQMYMEGDEQLINIEDQLKKAKETTYILALDGDTDFQPSAVMLLVDRLRLYPEVGAACGRINPTGTGPMVWYQKFEYAVGHWLQKTAEHVFGSVLCSPGCFSLMRGEALMSDNVMKRYTTKATEASHYLQYDQGEDRWLCTLLLQQGWRVEYNAASDSYTNAPQEFKEFYNQRRRWGPSTMANTLDLLSNGSVTARMNKSISRPYILYQTITMAASILGPATVCLMVAGSFKFVLKVDANVALVMAIVPPAVYMFLCYYLGQAKSDLQISIAGIMSIIYAFLMTATVLSIIGDMVVEQTFMTPSGLFFIGIITMYISTALLHPQEFHLIIFGFLYFICIPSGYLLLAIYSMVNMNNVSWGTRESASQTTEPKENIQKNVKCQKLFKICGYSFEFQVNKEEKVMCAVPENAPQATLLNVETRVPTQPEEGPFIENFFIQQLAESSGELALREHRFNVEEESFWKDLIELYLKPLETDKKKEEKIKADLKNLRNKATFVFFICNALWLVATFFLQAIGSAVSISIPKVYANGTVDPNGKIYIDPIGLMFLISFAGLLTVQFLAMLWHRVQTLIHFIAYTGTEAVVNKKVRNNSLALVNEVTEENVSFFFSSLLLPELLMP; from the exons ATGCATGCTGTGCGCCGCAGCTACCTCATTCCCATGATCTTCACATCTCCAGCAACGTTGGGTGCCTTCATGCTGGCTGTTGGAATTCCCATTCCGAACATCAAAACACAG AACGGAACCTCATTAGCTGACTCATTTGCTGACTACTGTAGCACCTTTATTATTGTGGAAGGCCCAGCTCTTGGCATCATGAGACTGTTGCTGAGTGATTTAACGCGTAACCTCTGTCACCACATGGCAGACAACGAGTCATCGGTGGGTTTTGGTCTGCTTGGATCGTCTTTGGTGAGCTGGTGGCTTGGCCTGGTGCTCTGCACACTCTACATCTGGTTCTTGAGCACAGAACGTATTGCCAGGACAAAGGACCTGTTTGTGCGCAATCTTTATGAAGCGGCGTTCATTGACCAGTCCATGCTCCTGAACTCCAAGTTCGAGATTCAGCCAAGACTTAACAG CAATAGGGAAAAGGAGAAGGTGACCATCTACCTCTGTGCAACCATGTGGCATGAGACTGCAGAtgaaatgatgaagatgatcaTCTCAATGTTCCG GCTGGACAAGTTCCGACCAAAGAAAAACCAATTTAATGATGTCGTTTTTGAGTCTCACATTTATTTCGATGATGCTTTCCTGACCAAAGACAACAAGCGGTGTGTCAATGAATATGCTGAGACCCTGGTGGAAGTCATCAGAGAGGTTTATGT CATATTCACAGAGGATACCAAAAGTGTATTTAGGGACAGAAAGCCTCTCCCTGACCAGAAAATCTTCCAGACACCGTATGGCTGCCGTCTTCAGTACACACTTCCCCAAGGCAACACACTGTTTGTTCACTTCAAGGACAAACACCAGATTCGCCACAAAAAGAGATGGTCTCAG ATCATGTACATGTACTACCTTCTTGGCTGGAGGCTGAACAAGAAATATTATCAGATGTACATGGAAGGGGATGAGCAACTGATAAATATTGAAGACCAATTAAAA AAAGCCAAAGAGACCACATACATTCTGGCTTTAGATGGAGACACAGATTTCCAGCCTTCAGCTGTCATGCTTTTAGTGGATCGGCTCAGATTGTACCCAGAAGTGGGAGCTGCTTGTGGCAGGATCAATCCCACTGGCACAG GCCCAATGGTATGGTATCAGAAATTTGAGTATGCTGTGGGTCATTGGCTCCAGAAGACAGCTGAACATGTGTTCGGATCTGTATTGTGCAGCCCGGGCTGTTTCAGCCTGATGCGTGGAGAAGCACTCATGAGTGACAATGTCATGAAGAGATAtacaacaaaagcaactgaGGCTTCCCACTATCTACAGTATGACCAGG GTGAGGACCGCTGGCTGTGCACGCTGCTCCTGCAGCAGGGATGGCGAGTGGAGTACAACGCTGCCTCTGACTCATACACCAATGCTCCACAGGAGTTCAAGGAGTTTTACAACCAACGGCGGCGCTGGGGCCCGTCCACCATGGCCAACACTCTGGACCTTCTTTCCAATGGCAGTGTTACTGCACGAATGAACAAGTCCATATCACGACCTTACATTCTCTACCAGACTATCACCATGGCTGCCTCGATCTTGGGGCCAGCTACGGTCTGTCTCATGGTTGCAG GAAGCTTTAAATTCGTCCTCAAAGTAGATGCCAATGTTGCACTTGTGATGGCGATTGTTCCTCCTGCAGTCTACATGTTTCTCTGCTATTATCTCGGGCAAGCAAAATCAGACTTGCAGATCAGCATTGCTGGCATCATGAGCATAATCTATGCTTTTCTGATGACAGCAACTGTCTTATCTATTATAG GGGACATGGTAGTGGAGCAGACTTTCATGACCCCAAGTGGCTTGTTCTTCATCGGCATAATCACCATGTACATTTCCACGGCTCTTCTTCATCCTCAAGAATTCCATCTTATCATCTTTGGCTTCCTTTACTTCATCTGCATCCCCAGTGGCTACCTGCTGCTGGCTATTTACTCCATGGTCAACATGAACAACGTGTCATGGGGCACACGCGAATCTGCCAGCCAGACCACCGAACCTAAGGAAAACATCCAGAAAAATGTCAAGTGCCAGAAGCTGTTCAAAATATGTGGCTACAGCTTTGAGTTTCAGGTGAACAAAGAAGAGAAGGTGATGTGTGCAGTGCCGGAGAATGCACCTCAAGCCACACTTTTGAATGTTGAAACCAGAGTGCCCACCCAACCTGAAGAAGG ACCTTTCATTGAGAACT TTTTTATTCAACAGTTGGCAGAAAGCTCTGGTGAACTGGCCCTTAGGGAGCACAGATTTAATGTG GAAGAAGAAAGTTTTTGGAAGGACCTCATTGAACTATACCTAAAACCATTAGAGactgataaaaaaaaggaggaaaaaatcaAAGCAGATCTGAAAAACCTACGCAACAAG GCaacttttgtgtttttcatctGTAATGCCCTGTGGCTTGTGGCTACTTTCTTTTTGCAAGCCATTGGCAGTGCAGTGAGCATCAGCATCCCAAAAGTTTATGCCAATGGAACTGTTGACCCTAACGGGAAGATTTATATCGATCCGATTGGACTTATGTTCCTCATCAGTTTTGCAGGCCTCCTTACTGTCCAGTTTTTAGCTATGCTGTGGCACAG AGTTCAGACTTTAATCCACTTCATTGCTTACACTGGGACTGAGGCCGTGGTTAACAAGAAGGTGAGGAATAACTCCCTGGCACTGGTCAATGAAGtcactgaagaaaatgtgagtttttttttttcttcattgttaTTGCCTGAATTATTAATGCCTTag